The proteins below are encoded in one region of Methanomassiliicoccales archaeon:
- a CDS encoding NifB/NifX family molybdenum-iron cluster-binding protein, with product MKVAVTSAGQGPESMMDDRLGRCPYFVILDTATGNIESLQNTAAEASSGAGTKAMQMLVDKGVDVVITGRIGPHASAMLAETKLEAVTGISGMVGEVLKDFTKKRGL from the coding sequence ATGAAGGTCGCGGTCACCTCCGCCGGCCAGGGTCCGGAATCCATGATGGACGACAGGCTGGGACGCTGCCCATACTTCGTGATATTGGACACCGCCACTGGGAACATCGAGTCCCTGCAGAACACTGCGGCCGAAGCGTCCAGCGGTGCCGGGACCAAGGCCATGCAGATGCTGGTCGACAAAGGTGTCGATGTGGTCATCACAGGAAGGATAGGTCCGCACGCCTCTGCCATGCTGGCCGAGACCAAACTGGAAGCGGTCACTGGAATTTCCGGTATGGTGGGCGAGGTCCTAAAAGATTTTACAAAGAAGAGGGGTCTCTGA
- a CDS encoding DUF5320 domain-containing protein, producing the protein MHIMMVGDRPAKGDLIMPYLDGTGPYGSGQMGRGRGPCRAGGRMGGRGMGWGAGMPVAPTYAYVEPALADVRRSMEMEAELLERRLKVLKGRMQELEPDPQ; encoded by the coding sequence ATGCACATAATGATGGTCGGTGATAGACCGGCCAAAGGAGATTTGATCATGCCATATTTAGATGGAACCGGCCCTTATGGGTCTGGGCAAATGGGTAGGGGCAGAGGTCCCTGTAGAGCGGGCGGCCGCATGGGCGGCAGAGGCATGGGATGGGGCGCTGGAATGCCGGTCGCTCCCACCTACGCTTATGTAGAACCGGCCCTGGCCGATGTACGGAGGAGCATGGAGATGGAGGCGGAACTATTGGAGAGAAGGCTCAAGGTCCTGAAGGGTAGGATGCAAGAGCTGGAGCCTGATCCCCAATGA
- a CDS encoding DUF134 domain-containing protein → MPRNQCCRRGGGPGRPMKPRNILSIIDFDSFFPKEGEARVPILIGHDEVEALRLVDYLGQSQEEAALSMGVSRGTVWRCVDSGRRKLSAMLVEGRPLLVRQDTGNSDIETID, encoded by the coding sequence ATGCCAAGAAATCAATGCTGCCGGAGAGGGGGCGGACCTGGTCGACCAATGAAACCCCGTAACATATTGAGCATCATCGATTTCGATAGCTTCTTTCCCAAAGAGGGTGAGGCCAGGGTGCCAATTTTGATCGGGCACGATGAGGTCGAAGCCTTGCGTTTGGTGGATTATCTCGGGCAAAGCCAGGAGGAGGCAGCTCTTTCCATGGGAGTTTCCCGGGGAACGGTATGGAGGTGCGTAGACAGCGGGCGGCGCAAATTGTCGGCCATGCTGGTGGAGGGCCGTCCACTCCTGGTCCGTCAGGACACCGGGAACAGTGATATCGAAACAATTGATTAG
- the larE gene encoding ATP-dependent sacrificial sulfur transferase LarE — protein sequence MTDANEKYQRLVDLIRGMGKVAVAFSGGVDSTLLLKAALDSGADVTTFMAIGDTFSLKVQNNALELAEKMGVEVVLIKTDLVNDECFKRNWDDRCYICKSTIFRMIKKASQDEEITHILDGSQMDDLKEVRPGRAALMELNVRSPLVEVKLNKEDVRSLLKQMELPNWNATSNTCLATRIPYDVRITEEQLKRVNKAEALLAPFDFKQLRVRDHGYWARIEVAPEEIPRLFSERGKVVELLRPLGYRRLSMDMEGYDH from the coding sequence ATGACCGATGCCAATGAAAAATATCAGAGATTGGTCGATCTCATACGGGGAATGGGCAAGGTCGCCGTTGCCTTCTCCGGGGGCGTTGACAGCACCCTGTTACTAAAGGCCGCCCTGGATTCCGGAGCGGATGTGACCACTTTCATGGCCATTGGGGACACGTTCTCTCTCAAGGTACAGAATAACGCATTGGAACTCGCGGAGAAGATGGGGGTCGAAGTGGTCCTGATCAAGACCGATCTTGTGAACGACGAATGTTTCAAACGTAACTGGGATGACCGTTGCTATATCTGCAAGAGCACCATCTTTCGAATGATCAAGAAGGCGAGCCAGGACGAAGAGATCACCCACATACTCGATGGGAGCCAGATGGATGATCTTAAAGAGGTGCGTCCTGGACGGGCGGCACTAATGGAGCTGAACGTCCGATCACCGCTGGTCGAAGTGAAATTGAACAAGGAGGATGTGCGTTCTCTCCTGAAACAGATGGAACTTCCCAATTGGAACGCCACGAGCAATACCTGTCTGGCCACCCGCATTCCTTACGATGTGCGTATCACCGAGGAGCAGTTAAAAAGGGTGAACAAGGCCGAAGCCTTGCTTGCCCCCTTTGATTTCAAACAGCTTCGCGTCCGGGACCACGGTTACTGGGCTCGCATCGAGGTGGCCCCGGAAGAGATACCTAGACTGTTCTCTGAAAGGGGAAAGGTGGTGGAGCTGTTACGCCCCTTGGGCTATCGACGGTTATCCATGGACATGGAAGGTTACGATCACTGA
- a CDS encoding TldD/PmbA family protein: protein MKPQEVCESALSICRRLGANDVVVSVTNNEESMVRFSNDQVTVVNSLDEVSANIFVCMGRRKAGINVLDLGVRGLEKACREAVAMASNTPESSLYAPLPHGPFDYDPELLKKATVPNGPDQAVHWAQEAIAAARKAGALRTAGSLVARNSIAHLATSGDVRGLAYRPSLELSIRAFGDGLASGHSLSVSADEAGFGPAEAGREAGELAKAAKDPVKGSPGKMDAVLGPMVFADIISQVGRFASAFYVDAGMSFLTGKIGMQVASENMELIEDATDPHAYGASPFDAEGLPTRRKAILEKGVLKTFLHNSATAEKFGTQSTANAGLIAPAPFCLQVGPGNVSAEKLISQIDRGIYVTNDWYLRYQNYATGDFSAIPRDAMFLIEDGQVVSSLKELRISDNVLKMLQRVKGLSKERKWIKWWEVGTPTLTPTALVSEVQFTASSQ, encoded by the coding sequence GTGAAACCGCAGGAGGTCTGCGAGAGCGCTCTGAGCATCTGCCGCCGGCTGGGAGCCAACGACGTGGTGGTCTCCGTGACGAACAATGAAGAGAGCATGGTGCGCTTCTCCAATGACCAGGTGACCGTGGTCAATTCTCTGGACGAGGTGTCGGCCAACATCTTCGTTTGCATGGGTCGGAGGAAGGCTGGCATCAATGTATTGGACCTCGGCGTTCGAGGTTTGGAGAAGGCCTGCCGTGAAGCAGTGGCAATGGCGTCCAACACTCCTGAGTCCAGCCTGTACGCACCCCTGCCTCATGGTCCGTTCGATTATGACCCTGAGCTGTTGAAGAAGGCCACGGTGCCGAACGGTCCCGATCAGGCGGTCCACTGGGCCCAGGAGGCCATCGCCGCGGCGAGGAAGGCCGGTGCCCTACGCACCGCCGGTTCTCTGGTCGCTAGGAACAGCATCGCTCATCTGGCAACCAGCGGCGATGTTCGTGGTCTGGCGTATCGGCCGTCTTTGGAGCTCTCCATACGTGCTTTCGGGGATGGTCTGGCTTCAGGCCACTCATTGTCAGTATCAGCCGACGAGGCCGGGTTCGGCCCGGCCGAGGCGGGGCGGGAGGCGGGGGAGCTGGCCAAGGCGGCCAAGGACCCGGTGAAGGGCTCCCCTGGAAAAATGGACGCGGTCCTGGGACCGATGGTCTTTGCCGACATCATCAGCCAGGTAGGACGATTCGCCTCCGCCTTCTATGTGGACGCTGGCATGTCCTTTCTCACCGGTAAGATCGGTATGCAGGTGGCCAGCGAGAATATGGAACTTATCGAGGACGCCACCGATCCGCATGCGTATGGGGCTTCGCCGTTCGACGCCGAAGGGTTACCGACCCGCCGAAAGGCCATACTGGAAAAAGGGGTGCTCAAGACCTTCCTGCATAACAGCGCCACGGCGGAAAAGTTCGGCACCCAGAGCACCGCTAACGCCGGTCTCATCGCTCCGGCGCCGTTCTGCCTGCAGGTAGGTCCAGGCAACGTCTCCGCGGAGAAGTTGATATCGCAGATCGATCGGGGGATATACGTCACCAATGATTGGTATCTGAGGTATCAAAACTACGCCACCGGGGATTTTTCCGCCATTCCCAGGGACGCCATGTTCCTGATCGAGGACGGTCAGGTAGTGTCGTCCTTGAAGGAGCTGCGCATCAGCGACAACGTGCTCAAAATGCTTCAGAGGGTGAAAGGTCTGAGCAAAGAGCGGAAATGGATCAAATGGTGGGAGGTGGGGACGCCTACGCTAACGCCGACGGCGCTGGTGAGCGAGGTGCAGTTCACCGCCTCCTCTCAGTGA
- a CDS encoding TldD/PmbA family protein → MEDLLERAVQRARSHGASYAEARYQSDRNESILMKSGTPEATSVDTQRGISVRVLVNGALSFGATNVLGKRSLDSLVSKVVKGAFAAASARRTPIIMSPAEMVVADHMLKPRVSFENVPWESRLELLKDADSSALEAAERSGIKLPGRYISLDALTTERTILNSDGGRVHSVVPRVSMHVFLTALHSEKGTMQRIISRGESAGWEGVERWDLPSVFGRETKTLSKILRDAKPLKGGKMDVILGPEVVGLVSHESSGHPGEGDRILGREAAQAGETYLSKDSLGLKVGSDLVNVVDDPTIPHSFGYYLYDEEGVKARRRYLIKGGVINEFLHDRETAAEFGVTSNGSSRSVAYDREPIVRMANTFVEPGDHSLEEMLEDVRSGIYLKNFMEWNIDDRRYNQKYVGLEAYSIKDGELTSLVRNPVLEITTPGLWKAVDAVGDELEFSSAYCGKGDPMQGIPVGTGGPHLRLRGITMEGSS, encoded by the coding sequence ATGGAAGACCTTCTGGAGAGGGCGGTGCAACGGGCCAGGTCTCATGGCGCATCCTATGCTGAGGCTAGATATCAATCCGATCGTAATGAATCGATCCTGATGAAGAGCGGAACGCCCGAGGCCACGTCGGTGGATACGCAGCGCGGCATATCGGTCCGAGTACTGGTGAACGGGGCTTTGAGCTTCGGGGCGACAAATGTCCTGGGAAAGAGGTCCCTCGACTCCCTGGTCAGTAAGGTTGTGAAGGGCGCCTTTGCCGCCGCTTCCGCCAGAAGGACCCCGATAATCATGTCCCCGGCTGAAATGGTCGTGGCGGACCATATGCTCAAACCACGCGTTTCTTTTGAGAACGTTCCCTGGGAGTCGAGATTGGAGCTTCTCAAGGATGCCGATTCCTCGGCACTGGAGGCCGCCGAGCGCTCAGGCATTAAGCTACCTGGTCGATACATCAGCCTGGACGCGTTGACCACGGAGCGGACCATCCTCAATTCTGACGGAGGTCGAGTGCACAGCGTCGTGCCCCGCGTTTCCATGCATGTCTTTTTGACGGCGCTGCACTCTGAAAAGGGGACGATGCAGCGCATCATCTCCCGCGGCGAGTCTGCCGGATGGGAGGGAGTGGAGCGGTGGGACCTGCCATCGGTCTTCGGACGTGAGACCAAGACCCTGTCAAAGATACTGCGGGATGCCAAGCCCCTCAAGGGGGGCAAGATGGATGTCATCCTCGGTCCCGAGGTCGTAGGACTGGTGAGCCACGAGTCCAGCGGCCACCCTGGTGAGGGGGACCGCATACTCGGAAGAGAGGCGGCCCAGGCCGGGGAGACCTATCTTTCGAAGGACTCTCTGGGATTGAAGGTGGGAAGTGACCTGGTGAACGTCGTGGACGATCCTACCATCCCCCACTCCTTCGGATACTATCTTTACGACGAGGAAGGTGTCAAGGCCAGGCGACGCTATCTGATCAAAGGGGGCGTCATCAACGAGTTTCTGCACGACCGGGAGACGGCCGCCGAGTTCGGGGTGACCAGCAACGGTTCCTCTCGATCAGTGGCCTACGATAGGGAGCCCATCGTTCGCATGGCCAACACCTTCGTGGAACCGGGCGACCATTCGCTGGAGGAAATGCTCGAGGACGTTCGCTCCGGTATCTATCTCAAGAACTTCATGGAATGGAACATCGACGACCGCAGATACAACCAGAAGTACGTGGGGTTGGAAGCCTACAGCATAAAGGACGGTGAACTGACCTCACTGGTCCGCAATCCTGTTCTGGAAATAACCACGCCAGGTCTCTGGAAGGCAGTGGACGCCGTAGGCGATGAACTGGAGTTCTCCTCGGCCTATTGCGGCAAGGGCGACCCCATGCAGGGGATACCGGTGGGTACCGGTGGACCGCACCTCCGTCTGCGAGGAATAACCATGGAGGGATCGTCGTGA